AACGCCCCATTATGGGGAAAATCGCCAGCGAGTTGGCAGATGTAGTTATAATCACATCGGATAATCCACGAGGAGAAGAGCCAAAGGCGATTATTGATGAAATACTCTCGGGCATCTCACCAGAAATGCGGGAGAAAATCATCGTTGAAGCCGATAGGGAAAAAGCCATAAAAATCGGAGTAGGAATGGCAAGTGAGGGGGATTGCCTTCTCATAGCGGGGAAAGGACACGAGACATATCAAATCTTCTCCGATAGAGTAGTTCCCTTTGATGATAGGGAGATAGCAAGAAAATACATCAGGGAGAGAATAAATGGAGCTCACGCTATCTGAGATAGTAAAAGTTATTGGAGCGGAAACATCCCAGTTTGAGGATTTGAAAATCCAAGCTGTTTCAACCGACAGCAGAGTTCCCGCAAAGGATGCGATTTTCTTCGCCCTAAAAGGGGAAAGACATGACGGGCATAATTTCCTATGGGAAGCCCATAAAAATGGCTGTGTTTCAGCTGTCGTTGAATATATCCCACCTTCCCCTCCACCAATCCCTCTCCTTAAAGTAGATGATACAATTAGGGCATTGGGGCTCTTAGCTGGATACTATAGGGATAAGTTTCCCGTTTTGTGCATTGGCATCACGGGAAGCACGGGAAAAACGACGACCAAAGAGATGCTTGCCCATATCCTTCAAGCGAAACACAGGGTCTTGAAGACGGAAAAAAATTTCAATAACGAGATAGGTGTTCCTCTCACCCTCTTCCACTTGAAGAAAGACCACTCTGCATTAATCGTAGAGATGGCTATGAGGGGAAGAGGGCAAATAGATTGGCTTACTAAAATAGCCAAACCACAAATCGGCGTCATCACAAATATAGGACCCGCTCACCTTGAGTTTTTTAACAGCTTGGAGGAAATAGCTCAGGCAAAGGCAGAGCTCATCCAGGCTTTGCCCCCGAACGGAACTGCCGTCCTGAATTTAGATGACCAATTCTTTACCTTCCTAAGAGAACGAACTCCCTGTCAAGTTCTCTCCTTCGGGTTTTCCCCGAAGGCCGATGTTTCCTGCGAGGTCTTAGATAAGGAAGAATATATCCTCCTGAAAATAAAAACTCCTAAAGGGAATATAACAGCCAAAAGTTACCTTCAAGGCGAACACAATTTTATCAATCTATTGGCAGCTATAGCCGCTTCACTTCCCGCTGAGCTATCTCTTGAAGAGATTGAGAAACAAATCCCTACCCTTCCCCTTCCACCCATGAGGTTGGAGCAGATAAAATTGCCCGGCAATATATTGATTATCAATGATTCTTACAATTCCAATCCACTTTCCCTGAGAGCTGCTCTCAATTACCTAAGTGAAAAGAAGGGACGGAGGATAGCAATTTTGGGGGATATGTTGGAGCTTGGAGAGGAAAGCGAGAGGCTCCATAGAGAGGCTGGTGCTTGGGTCAAAAAAGCCGGCGTTAGCCACCTAATATTGATTGGAGAAAAAGCAAAATTCATTGGAGATGGAGCAATTGAGAAAGGTTTTCCTCCCTCAAACATAGCGTATTTCCCGGAAAAAGAGGGAGTCGTCTCCTTTATCCAGGGGCTCCTTGAGGAAGGTGATACGGTCTTGGTAAAAGGCTCACGAAAACTTCAACTCGAGCAAATCGTGGAGGAATTGAAGAGATGTTGCATATCTTAACATCAACCCTCATCGCCTTTATCCTCTCCCTTATCTTCACTTACGCCCTGCTTAGTTTTTTGAAAAAGAAAGGAATAGGTCAAAAGGTCAGCAGGGACGCGCCGCAAAGACATCTTAAGAAAGAGGGAACTCCCAATATGGGAGGGATAGCGATAGTTCTCTCCGCCTGCTTGGCTTACCTTTTAATGGGTGGAAAGGATTTAAAGCTCCCCGCCTCTCTCGTTGGTTTCGCCTCAATAGGCTTTATTGACGATTTCCTAAGCGTTAGACGAGGCAAGTCGCTCGGTTTGAAGGCAAGACACAAACTGCTTCTCCAATTCGTCCTCTCCGTTCTCCTCCTTCTATCGGTTCCAGAGCTTAACACAAAGCTTCACATATCTGGTGGAGTAAGATATTTTGAGCTGGGATATTTTTATCCCCTATTCGCTATCCTCCTCTTGGTCGGGTTCTCAAACGCGGTTAATCTAACGGATGGTTTAGATGGATTAGCGGGTGGTTGTTCAGCCATAGTAGCGGGTGGGATGGCTTTAACCTCGCTTTCCCTTATTGATAGGGAGAACAGCATATTCTTGGCTTCCCTGGGCGGCGCTTGCCTTGGGTTTCTTTGGCTAAATTCTTATCCCGCCAAAATTATTATGGGAGACACTGGTTCCCTTGCCTTAGGTGGCTCCCTAGCTTTTTCCTCCATCCTCCTCAAAGAGGAGCTGGTCTTCATCCTTATGGGGCTTGTCTTCCTCGCGGAAGCACTATCGGTTATCATCCAGGTCGTCTCTTTTAAAACAAGGAAGAAGAGGGTCTTCAAGATGACGCCTCTTCACCATCATTTTGAACTAAGCGGCTGGGAGGAACCCCTCATAACGACAAGGTTCTGGTTGGTGAATATAATCCTCGTGCTCTTGGCTTACTTTTTGGGGGTTGCGAGATGGATATAAGAGGAAAAAAGATAAGCGTTATAGGAATGGGAAAGACGGGAGTTGCCACTGCGGAAGCCCTCGCTTCTCACAATGAGATAACCATATTTGATAAGAAGGAACCTCTGATACCACCCCAGCTGAAGGATTTGCCCGTGAAGTTTCATCTCGGGGACCCGAATTACACTGGTGCTGAGGAAGCCGATTTGATAATAATAAGCCCAGGAGTTCCCAAGACCGAACCCTTCATCTCACGAGCATTAGCCCATAATGTCCCAATTAGAAGCGAAATTGAAATAGCGTATAAACTTTGTAAATCCCCTATTATTGCCGTAACGGGAACAGATGGAAAGAGCACTACCGTTTCCCTTATCGCCCATATTCTTCAAGTGGCGGGTAAAAGAGCGATCGCATGCGGGAATATCGGCACACCTTTCATCAGCATCGCTCCCTCCACCACCCCTGAGGATATCGTAGTTTTGGAGGTATCAAGCTATCAATTGGAATGGATAGAGGAGTTCCGCCCCAAAATAGGAATGGTATTGAATATCGCCGCCGACCATCTTGAGCGCTATAACTCTTTAGAAGAATATGCGTTCACGAAGATGCGCCTTTTTGAGAATCAAACGGGAGACGACTTCGCCATCCTAAATAGAGATGACGAAACGCTTTTGCGTCTTTCCCATCTCGTCACCTCCAACATCCTCTTCTTCTCCCTCTCCCCCTTTGAGGGTGAAGGCGTCTATTTCTCTCAGGGAGAAATCCATATGAGGTTAAGAGGTGAAGATTTCCTTTTTCCTCTTCCTGAAACCGCTTTAGAAGGCAAGCATAACCTTCAAAATATGCTTTGCGCCTCCCTCGCTTCCTTCCTCGTTGGGGTATCCCTTGAGTCTATCTCCAAAGCTCTATCAACCTTTCCTCCTCTCGAGCATAGAATGGAGAGAATCGGATATCATAAAGGGGCGCTTTTCATCAACGACTCCAAAGCGACAAATCCCCACGCCACATCAAAGGCGCTTTCCTCTTTTTCTGCTCCCATTATCCTAATCGCTGGAGGGAAATACAAGGAGGGAGCTGATTACGAGGGTATGTTTAGGGAAAACAATTCAAAAATTAAGGCGGTGATTTTAATCGGTGAAGCAAGCTCTCGTCTGGAGAACATAGCCAAGGCTGCGGGCATATCAAATGTATATAGAGAAAAGGATTTGGAGGGAGCCGTGAGGAAAGCCTCTGAGCTTGCTTCCCCTGGGAATGTCGTTCTTTTCTCGCCTGCTTGTTCAAGCTTTGATATGTTTACAGATTTTGAGGAAAGAGGAAGAAGATTCAAGGAAATCTTCTTCGCTTTGAGGGAGGAAAGTTAAATTGGGATATTTGCTGAGGCATATAGAAAGTAGAGCGAGACTTTTCTTGGATATCGGGGTTTTAGCCTTGGCATTTTTTGGAACGGTCTTCGTCATAAGCGCGGAATGGTATTATGTTTACCTTAAAAGTTTCAACCAGTTTCTTTACTTGATTTTAGGGATTATTTTATTCTACGCTGTTTCCTCCATTCCTTACAGCTTTTGGGCACGCATTTCCTGGCTTCTATACTTTTTCTCCCTTGGATTTCTATTACTTCCTATCTTATTCCATGGCGGAAGATGGATTCACATAGGTTCCATTTCGATTCAACCTTATGAATTCGCAAAAATCGCTATTGTCTTATTTCTTGCCTCTTTTCTAAGGAAGGCAAATAATAGCAGGAATTCCTGGCGCTCCATCATCCTTACTTTATTCTTCCTTTCCTTCCCCGTAGCCATCCTCATAAAACAACCCCATTTCGGCGCCTGCGTTATCCTTATTCTCACAGCGGGAGTCATGCTATTCCTCGCGGGAGTGAAAATACGACACCTCATCATCACCTCATTAATAGCTCTCCTTGCACTTGGTATGCTTCTTCCCCTGGAAGGATACCGCATAAAAAGGCTTCGCTCTGCTTACGGTGGAAATGAGTTAGCGGAAGGCTATCAGAAAAGGCAAGCTCTTATAGCTATAGGCTCCGGTGGAATATTCGGCAAGGGCTTTTTGGGAAGCGTGATGAAGTTTGGCTACCTCCCCGAAGCCCACTCTGATTTCTTATTCGCGGTAACAGCGGAGGAATCCGGCTTGTTTTTCTCTCTTTTGTTTTTCTTCTGCCCCTTTATCCTGCTTTTCCTTTCCGGCTTCTCCATCAGCTTTTCCTCCCCCAATCCGCTCGCCTCGCTCATCGCAGGAGGATTGACCTCAATCATTGCCATACAAGCCTTGTTAAATCTCTCAATGGTATCAGTGAAATTCGTCCCCGTTATCGGGATTCCCTTGCCCTTCTTCGCTCACGGCGGCTCATCTCTTATAAGTTCTTTCATCGCCACAGGAATCATTCGCAACATAGCTCTGCAAAAAGAAGCTATAACCTCTCAGGAGAAAAAATCCCCATGAAGAAAATTGTAATTGCCGCGGGAGGCACAGGAGGACATATCTTTCCTGCTTTGGCTCTCGCCGAACGCTTAAGCAGGGAAGAGGATGTATCCGTTTCATTTATCGGAGCGGGAGATATGGAAAGATATCTCGTTGCTCCCCGCTTCCCCTTGAAAAACCTCCCTATTAAACCATTTAGACCATCCCCGAGGAAAGTCATCCATTACCTGCTTTCCTTTATTATCAGCCTCCTTTCTGCACTCCTCTCCCTTATGAGGGATAGACCCGATGTAGTCATCGGAATGGGAGGCTATCCAACCGTTCCCACCCTCCTTTCCGCCATCTTTTTGAGAATTCCTTTCATCATCCATGAGCAAAACATCATCCCTGGAAGGGTAAACTCCCTCTTTGGACAATTAGCCTCCAAGATTTTAATCTCCTTCCCAGATACTAAGAGGTTTTTCCCTTCAAACCGAACCAAGTGCATCGGTCTGCCCCTCCGCTCTTCTTTGCAGAAAATAGATAAGCAAACTGCGAGAAAAGAGCTTCGCCTCAACCCTGATAAGTTCACCCTTTTAGTTAGCGGCGGAAGCAGGGGTGCTCTTTCTATTAACAATGCTTTGATAGACATCCTTCCCTTACTCCTCAATGATGGAATGCAGATAATCCACTTATGCGGCTCAAAACACTTTCAAGATTTGAGGAAAAAAACAAAGGATTGGAATGGAGGATATCTCCTCCTTCCCTTCTCGGAGGAAATGCATCTTCTTTACTCGTCCGCCGACCTCTGTGTCTGTCGGGCGGGAGCTTCCACCTTAGCCGAGCTCGCCTTCTTCGCTCTTCCCTCTATCCTCATACCCTACCCCTACGCTGTCTCTGAACATCAATTGCTAAATGCACTTTACTACCAGAAGATGGGAGCGAGCGTAGTGATAAGAGACGAGAACTTAAAGGAACCCTTTCTCCTTTACGAGAATATTACATACCTTGCAGATTCACCTGAAAGATTAGCGCAGATGTCCGCTTCTGCTTCATCGTTAGCGAAACCGAGAGCAGTTGAAGATGCGGTAAAAGAAATAAGAGAGGTGATTGAGAGATGAGAATTCACTTTATAGGTATAGGCGGAGCGGGAATGAGCGCCCTGGCGACCATATGTTTAGCTAGGGGCGATGAGGTTTCTGGCTCCGATATCTCGGAAAACGAAGCTATTAGGCGCCTCCGCAGTCAAGGTGCGAAGATTTATATAGGACATTCTCCCGAAAATGTCATCGGTGCCGAGCTCGTAGTCTACTCCTCCGCTATATCCCCCTCAAATGTTGAGTTGTTAGAAGCTGAAAGGCAAGGAATACCCGCCATTAAAAGGGGAGAGCTTCTCGCCCAGCTCATAAATGGTAAGAAGGGGATTGTTGTTGTGGGAACACATGGAAAGACAACCACATCATCCCTTATCTCTCTTATGCTTGAGCGGAACAACCTTGAACCAACGATAGTTGTTGGCGGCGAGGTTGACGATATAGGAGGAAATGCCAAGCTCGGTAGGGGAGAATTCTTCGTTGCTGAAGCGGACGAAAGCGATGGCTCCTTTCTCTTCCTATCTCCTTGGATAGGGGTGATCACGAATATAGATTCCGACCACTTAGATTACTATGGCTCTATGGAAAATCTTTTGTCCGCATTCTCCGATTTCGCTTCAAAAATCAAAGAGAACGGCTACGTCGTTGCCTGCTACGACGACCCCAATATAAGGAAAATAAATTTCCATCGCCAAACAATCTACTACGGTCTATCACCAGAAGCTGATATATGGGCGAGCGAGATAAAGGTAAGCGAAGAGGGAACATCGTTCCAAGTCTACAAGAGAGGTGAGGAGATATTTGAGCTCAATCTCCAGCTTCTTGGCAGACAGAATGTCTACAATTCCCTTGCTGCAACCGCCGTTGGATTAATCCTCGGGATTAACACGCAGGGGATTAAAAGCTCGCTTGAAAGCCTTAAAGGGGTTCATAGGAGATTGGAAAAGATTGGCTACATTAACGATATCCTCATTTACGATGACTACGGGCACCATCCTACGGAGATAGCTTTCACACTTAAGACTTTGAAGGAAGCGTTTCCGAATAGGAGGGTGGTCTGTGCTTTTCAACCCCATAGATACACGAGAACGAAATTGCTTTATAAAGAACTCGCCGCTTCCCTTTTAGAAGCGGATGTGCTTATTCTAACGAGCATTTACCCCGCGGGAGAAAGACCGATAGAGAATGTCTCAAGCCGATTAATCCTCTCTTCATTAGGAGAGATGGGGAAAAAGGCTATATATGTGGAAAACATAGCCGACCTTCCTGATTATCTTTTACAGGTAGCCTCCCCTGGTGACATCGTCCTCACATTGGGGGCAGGAAACATAAATCGTGCAGCATTTGAGTTCCTAAATAGACTCCAAGGATGTCAAAACTAAGAACTTTGGAGAAAAGCGTTAGGGGAACCCTTCTCTTTGACGAGCCTATGTCTCGCCATACTTCCTTCCGCATAGGCGGGAAGGCTGAAGCACTCTTTCTTCCCTCAGATGAGGAAGACCTCCTAAACTTGGTTAAAATCCTTGAGAAGGAAAAAATCCCTTATTATCTTTTGGGAAATGGGACGAATGTCCTGGTCTCGGATAAAGGATTAAAGGGAGTGGTTATCAAGATTGGCAACCATCTTGTGGGAATTGACCCAACCAATGGACACATCTTGGCGGGAACGCCACTGCCCAAGCTTTTAAAAACCCTTTGTAAACTTGGTCTATCAGGGCTGGAGAAGCTGGCTGGCATACCGGGAAGCGTCGGTGGAGCAATCAAGATGAACGCTGGTGTTCCCTTCTTCACAATCAGCAATGCTCTGAAAGCGGTTAGAGTCTATAAGGAAGGAGAGGTTGTTTGGCTGAACAAAGAAGATATAAAGTTCTCTTACCGATATAGCTCCCTTAAAGATGCGATTATATTAGAGGCTCATTTCAATCTTTGCCCTCGTTCATCATCCGAAATCGCAAGAAATATAGAGGAAATCCTCCAAAAGAGGAGACTTACCCAACCGATTAGAGGTCATAGCGCTGGATGCGTCTTCAGAAATCCAGCAGGAGCAACCGCTGGAGAGCTTTTGGATAAGGTAGGAGCAAAAGGGATGCGAGAAGGAGGCGCCTATGTCTCCCACAAACATGCCAACTTCATAATCAATGCTGGAAATGCAACAGCTAAGGATGTCTATCTCCTCATCCAGAGATGTAAAGAGTTGGTGAAAGAAAAACTCGGCATTGAACTTCAACTCGAGATAGAACTTTGGGGAGAATTCCCTTGAAGGAGGGAGAAGCTTGAGCAAGATAAAGGTCGCTGTTTTAGCAGGTGGAATCTCCTCAGAAAGAGAAATCTCCCTGCTGAGCGGGGAGATGGTTATAAAGCACTGCCCGAGGGATAAATACATCCCCTTTCATCTCGACCCTAAAGAGCTATTTGAGGGTAAAGGTTTTGCATCGTTTATCAAAAAATTGAAGAGTGCGGATGTTGTTTTCATCGCTCTGCACGGAAAATACGGCGAGGATGGCACCATCCAGGGCTTTTTGGAGACATTGAGAATCCCCTATACCGGCTCAGATGTCCTTTCCTCCGCCTTGGCAATGGATAAACTGAAATCAAAACAAATTTTCACATTCCATAAAATCCCCACTCCACCCTGGAAGATTGTGGAAAAGGATAAACCACTTCCTCCCTTGGAGTTTCCATTAGTTATAAAACCTCAGAGAGAGGGTTCTTCAATTGGGGTTACAATCGTTCAAAAAGAGGAAGAGCTTCCTTCAGCGCTTAAAAAAGCTTTCCTATATGACCCCATAGCAATTGCTGAGAAATATATAAAAGGTAGGGAGCTCTCCGTTCCTATACTGGATAGAGATGGCATCCCTTCCGCTTTGCCTATTGTTGAAATCGTCCCCAAGGGACAATTCTACGATTATTATCACAAATATACGGAGGGAGCAACGGAGGAGATTGTTCCCGCTCCATTGGAGAAAACTTTGGAGGAGAGAATAAAGCAGATTGCTGTTTTTGCCTATAAAGCTTTAGGGTGCAGGAATTTCGCAAGAGTTGATTTGAGACTAAGCGAAGAGAACGAGCCCTTCGTTTTGGAAGTCAATACTATTCCGGGTTTAACTCCTTTAAGCTTGCTGCCCCTTTCCGCAAAAGCAGCCGGCATCTCCTTCCCCCAACTGATAGACATCATTATCCAAAATGCTCTTCGGGCAAGGGGGTATGATGAAGAGTAGAAGCTACGCAAGCAGGAGAAAAAATATCTATTTAACTGCCCTCGTCTTTATTTTAATCATCCTTCTTCTTTGGATATTGCTGCCTTCCTTTTTCCTCCCACTTGAGCGGATATCTCTTATGGGCAATTATCACTTTTCCAAAGAAGAAGTTCTTGCCCTACTCTCTCATCTTCTTGGCAAATCCCTCAATAGACTAACCACGAAGGAACTTTCCTCCTCTCTGTCAAAAATTGGTTGGGTTAAGAAAATTGAAGCTTATAAGATTCCACCCCACACGCTTCTATTAAGGATTGAGGAAAGAACGCCCTTCCTTCTCGTCTATCACAATGAACAATACCCACTACTCGTGGATGATGAGGGATATCTTTTGGAAAAATCTCCTTCCGGCTACAGACTTCCAAGCCTCTATGTTTCAGGCATAAAAATGGAGAAACATAATAAGCTTCCCTCTAAAGTAATAAGCGAAGTCAAAGAAATCCTAAAGGAACTGGAAGGGACACCTATAAACGTGGAGAGGATTTATTTATCTAAGGACGGAGATATCCAAATTATGACCAAAAATGGGCTAAAAATAATATTGGGTAAACCCAAAGAGTTGTATAAAAAGCTCTTTCTTCTCAAGACTTTCTGGGGAAGGATTCCCAATATAGAGAAGAGGCTTTTATATATTGACTTGTCTTGTCCTCAAGCACCTGTTATAATGAAAAGGGAGGCGAATAAGTGAAAAAAGAGCTCACTATTTCCCTCACAATCGTTTCCTTAGTGCTGGGAGTTCTACTGGCACTTGGGTTAAGGACCCAGCTAACCTATACTCCAATATTGCCTACAACAAATCCCCGCCAGCTTGCCGTGATACTCAAGGATTTACAGGACACTAACAAAAAACTGCAGGAAGAGATAAAAGTGCTGAGGAACAGGATAACAGATTACGAGGCGAAGTTGGCCAGCGGGAAGGGCGCGATTCAAACCCTTCACGAACAATTACAGACCCTCAAAGTTCAAGCAGGATTGACCGAGGTAATGGGTCCTGGTGTGGTGATTACAGTTAATGACAGTAATGTGCGTGTCCCTTCGCCGGAATTGCAAAGCTATTACATCGTTCACGATTATGACTTATTACAGCTGGTAAACGAGCTGAAATCTGCAGGTGCGGAAGCCATAGCGATAAATGGGCAAAGACTCTCCTTCTATTCCTTCATTCGCTGTGTGGGAAATGTCATACAGGTGAACCAAGTCCCAATAGCCGCTCCCTATAAAATTGAGGCTATTGGCGACCCTGATGTCCTTTACAGTGGGCTGAATTTGCCCGGTGGTATATTGGACTATTTCAAGAGGATTGGGTTTCAAGTGAGCGTGAAAAAGGCTGACCAAATTGTTTTACCACCCTATGCGGGGACGACCGGACTCCGCTTTGCCCAACCGATTGGAGGGAGTTGAAGTGATTTTTGTTATCCCTCTTTTAGGATTTCTCATAAGCTTCCTCGTTGTTTATTTTGCCCATATAGCGGTCCCCCTCCACTTTGCAACTTACCTCTCAGTTGCCATTCTCGCCGCCATGGATTCATTAATTGGTGGAATAAGAGCTGGTTTAGAGAGAAAATTTGATAATTCTATCTTTCTCTCCGGCTTCTTCGTAAACTCCATCGCAGCCGCCCTTCTCGCCTGGATTGGCGACCTTTTGGGAGCTCCCCTTTACCTTGCAGCCGTCGTAGCATTCGGCGTGAGAATCTTCCAAAATCTCTCCCTCATAAGGAGACTCCTGCTTCAGGAATTATCTTCAAGGAGGGATAAATCTGAGAGAACGAGATAGGGAGATTATCGTCGGACTGGATGTGGGGACGACGAAGATATGCACTTTGGTCGCGAGAGTGGATAGTGGAAACGAGCTACAGGCGATTGGACTGGGTATCCATCCTTCCCAGGGATTGCGAAAGGGAATAGTTGTTGATATCCAGAAGACGAGCGCCGATATAAAGGCTTCCATCTTGAAAGCGCAAACTATGGCGGGTAGAGAAATAACATCTGCTGTTGTGGGAGTAACGGGCAGACATATTTCCTCTTATAATTTGCGGGGCTCAGCCACGATTACCAGTTACCTGGGAGAGATTACCCAGGAGGATGTAGCGAGAGCTCTTCAAAACGCAAGGGAAAGCTTACCCCTAACGAAGGATAGAGAGATAATCCACATTACTCCTCGCCAGTTTATTATAGACGGAGAGGAGGGAATTAAATATCCTTATGGAATGTTTGCTCAACATCTGGAGGTTGATGCTCACATAGTGACTGGGAGCAGCTCGTTTCTCCAAAACTTAATCAAGAGCGTGGAGCTGGCGGGAGTTAAAGTGGAGGATTTGCTTCTTCAACCCATCGCTGCGGGAGAGGCAGTGCTGGATGAAGGAGAAAAAGAGGTGGGCGTTGCCCTCTTGGATATAGGTGGAGGCACTACAGACCTTGCCATTTTCCTAAATGGAAGCATCTATTTCTCCACCTCCCTTCCCGTAGGAGGAAACCACCTCACCTCAGATATAATGGTTGGCTTACGCACAACCTACGAGGAAGCGGAGAGGCTGAAAAAGGAAAAAGGTTACGCTATTGCCTCAGAGGTTAATCCAGATGAGGCAATAGAGGTTAAGACTTTGGCAAGGGACGAGGTCCGCTATTATCCTCGTCGTATTCTCGCAGAGATAATAGAAGCCCGCTTGACCGAATTGTTTCAATTAGCCGCCGAGGAGATAAGGAAAGCCAAAGTGGGGGATTTATTGCCCGGGGGAGTAGTTCTCACGGGCGGTAGCTCCCTCCTTCCCGGCATAGAATTGCTCGCAGAAAAGACCCTGCATATGCCGGCTCGCGTTGGCTTACCAAAAGGGGTTAAAAACCCACCAGAAATGCCATTTTCCCCTCTTCATTCAACAGTAGTGGGTTTGGTTCTCTACTCCTATAGGTATCAATTTCTCTACCAAAAACCTATGGGAAGGAAAAATCTACTTGCGAGATTTTTTCATCACATATATAATTTCTTTAGTCATCTTTTTGAAAGGGGGCATTGAAATTGCTTAACAAAGAAGATATTATAGGTGCGAAAATCATTGTCCTCGGCGTCGGTGGAGCCGGCTGCAACGCGGTGAACCGAATGATCGAGGCGAAAGTAGAAGGAGTAGAATTCGTGGCGGTCAACACCGATAAGCAGGTGTTGGCTCTCTCCAAGGCGCCTCGCAAGATACAAATCGGGGCGAGGCTAACAGGCGGGTTGGGGGCGGGAGGCAATCCCGATATAGGGAAAGCAGCAGCTGAGGAGGACAAAGAGGAGTTACGAAAGGCTATGGAAGGCGCCGATATGGTCTTCATAACAGCGGGAATGGGAGGGGGAACGGGCACAGGAGCTTCTCCCGTAATCGCGGAGATAGCCCGCTCAAAGGAGATAGGTGCCCTATGTGTTGCCGTTGTTAGCCGTCCCTTCAGCGTGGAGAGGGCAATGCGAGCGAAAATAGCGGAGGAAGGAATCCAAGCACTACGAGAAAAGGTAGATGCGCTTATCGTTATTCCTAACGACCGCTTGCTGGATGTTGTTGAAAATGACCTTCCCCTTTTAGAGGCGTTCAAATTGGCTGATGATATCCTTCGTCAAGCGGTGCAAGGGATATCGGATATCATCGTCGTTCCCGGCCTGATAAATGTAGATTTCGCCGATGTCAAATCGGTTATGGCTGGGGCAGGAACAGCACTTATGGGTATGGGTGTTGCCGAAGGACCGGATAGAGCCGTGGAAGCAGCGAAAGCGGCTATTAATAGCCCCCTTTTAGAGTCCTCAATGACTGGTGCCAAGAAATTGCTCGTAAACATCACGGGAGGAAAAGACCTCTCCCTCAAAAACGATGTCCACAGAGCGCTTGAGTTCCTCACCCAGTCCACTGATGCAGGTGAAAGCGATGTGAAATATGGAGTGGTTATAAAGGATGATTTGGAGGGCAAGATACAAATCACCGTAATTGCCACGGGCTTCCAACCAATAAAGCAGGAAATCCCCTCTTTTAAGTTAGAGAAAGAGGAAAAAGAAGAGGAAAAACTGGAGGAGGAAAAAGTAGAAATTCCTATTCCTATTGAGGAAGAGCTGGACATCCCCACTTTCCTACGAAAGAGATTTTAATTAAGGAGGTGGGATGAATGTCCACCAAAAAGAAAGAAAAGGGGAGCGCGGTTTTGCTCGCGCTCCTCTTTTTTATTATTCCCGCCTTTCCCCTTGAACGTCCCTGGATTTGCGATACTTATTTCTATTGGTATACCTGGGATTATGATAAAAAATTGGGGAATTGGCTTGGCGGAGTTTACAATACTCCCCTAAGCGGATATTACGATTCCCGCACATATAAGGACAACAAACG
The bacterium genome window above contains:
- the murB gene encoding UDP-N-acetylmuramate dehydrogenase, with translation MSKLRTLEKSVRGTLLFDEPMSRHTSFRIGGKAEALFLPSDEEDLLNLVKILEKEKIPYYLLGNGTNVLVSDKGLKGVVIKIGNHLVGIDPTNGHILAGTPLPKLLKTLCKLGLSGLEKLAGIPGSVGGAIKMNAGVPFFTISNALKAVRVYKEGEVVWLNKEDIKFSYRYSSLKDAIILEAHFNLCPRSSSEIARNIEEILQKRRLTQPIRGHSAGCVFRNPAGATAGELLDKVGAKGMREGGAYVSHKHANFIINAGNATAKDVYLLIQRCKELVKEKLGIELQLEIELWGEFP
- a CDS encoding UDP-N-acetylmuramate--L-alanine ligase translates to MRIHFIGIGGAGMSALATICLARGDEVSGSDISENEAIRRLRSQGAKIYIGHSPENVIGAELVVYSSAISPSNVELLEAERQGIPAIKRGELLAQLINGKKGIVVVGTHGKTTTSSLISLMLERNNLEPTIVVGGEVDDIGGNAKLGRGEFFVAEADESDGSFLFLSPWIGVITNIDSDHLDYYGSMENLLSAFSDFASKIKENGYVVACYDDPNIRKINFHRQTIYYGLSPEADIWASEIKVSEEGTSFQVYKRGEEIFELNLQLLGRQNVYNSLAATAVGLILGINTQGIKSSLESLKGVHRRLEKIGYINDILIYDDYGHHPTEIAFTLKTLKEAFPNRRVVCAFQPHRYTRTKLLYKELAASLLEADVLILTSIYPAGERPIENVSSRLILSSLGEMGKKAIYVENIADLPDYLLQVASPGDIVLTLGAGNINRAAFEFLNRLQGCQN
- a CDS encoding D-alanine--D-alanine ligase, which translates into the protein MSKIKVAVLAGGISSEREISLLSGEMVIKHCPRDKYIPFHLDPKELFEGKGFASFIKKLKSADVVFIALHGKYGEDGTIQGFLETLRIPYTGSDVLSSALAMDKLKSKQIFTFHKIPTPPWKIVEKDKPLPPLEFPLVIKPQREGSSIGVTIVQKEEELPSALKKAFLYDPIAIAEKYIKGRELSVPILDRDGIPSALPIVEIVPKGQFYDYYHKYTEGATEEIVPAPLEKTLEERIKQIAVFAYKALGCRNFARVDLRLSEENEPFVLEVNTIPGLTPLSLLPLSAKAAGISFPQLIDIIIQNALRARGYDEE
- a CDS encoding small basic family protein, which produces MRGRPDSALPNRLEGVEVIFVIPLLGFLISFLVVYFAHIAVPLHFATYLSVAILAAMDSLIGGIRAGLERKFDNSIFLSGFFVNSIAAALLAWIGDLLGAPLYLAAVVAFGVRIFQNLSLIRRLLLQELSSRRDKSERTR
- a CDS encoding DUF881 domain-containing protein, translated to MKKELTISLTIVSLVLGVLLALGLRTQLTYTPILPTTNPRQLAVILKDLQDTNKKLQEEIKVLRNRITDYEAKLASGKGAIQTLHEQLQTLKVQAGLTEVMGPGVVITVNDSNVRVPSPELQSYYIVHDYDLLQLVNELKSAGAEAIAINGQRLSFYSFIRCVGNVIQVNQVPIAAPYKIEAIGDPDVLYSGLNLPGGILDYFKRIGFQVSVKKADQIVLPPYAGTTGLRFAQPIGGS
- a CDS encoding FtsQ-type POTRA domain-containing protein encodes the protein MMKSRSYASRRKNIYLTALVFILIILLLWILLPSFFLPLERISLMGNYHFSKEEVLALLSHLLGKSLNRLTTKELSSSLSKIGWVKKIEAYKIPPHTLLLRIEERTPFLLVYHNEQYPLLVDDEGYLLEKSPSGYRLPSLYVSGIKMEKHNKLPSKVISEVKEILKELEGTPINVERIYLSKDGDIQIMTKNGLKIILGKPKELYKKLFLLKTFWGRIPNIEKRLLYIDLSCPQAPVIMKREANK